Genomic DNA from Burkholderia plantarii:
ACACCGGCATCTCCATGCCCTTGGCGCGCGCCACCAGCCGGCCTTTCTCGTAGAAGCTGCGAATCCAGTCCATCTCGGTCAGGCCTTCGGTGAACGCGTCGCGCCGGTCGATCTTCGCGCAGATGTCCGCGAAGATGTCGTAGTCGGAGCGCGCCTCGTAGAGCGGCTCGACCACCTTCTTCATCGGCACGATGTGGCTCAGCGCGAAGTCGCCCACCTGCTCGATGTCGTTGCGCTCGTAGGAGGTGGTGACGGGCAGCACGATGTCGGCGTGGCGGGCGCTGGCCGTCCACTGGAAATCGTGGACGATGAAGGTCTCGACCTTCTTCCACGCCTGCACCATCTCGTTGCGGTCCTGGTGATGCGCGAACGGATTGCCGCCCGCCCAGTAGACGAGCTTGACGTCCGGGTAGGTGACCTTGCCGCCGTTGTAGTCGATCGTCATGCCCGGGTTGCGCAGCATCTCCACCACGCGCGCGACCGGAATCGCCGGGCCCTGCTCGTCGAGGCAGTACGACGAGGTGTTGCCGGGCGTGCAGCCGGGCTTCAGCTCCTTGATCGTGCTGCCGTCGGTCATGCCGGGCAGGCTCGGCGAGGTGTGGGTGGGCACCCCGGCGTTGTAGTGGTAGGCGTGGCCGAAGCCGCCGCCCGGCAAGCCGATCTGGCCCAGCATCGCCGCCAGCGTGACGAGCATCCACGGCACCTGCTCGCCGTGGTGCTGGCGCTGCGTCGACCAGCCGAGCGCGAGCATGGTGCGGTGCGCGGCGAACGTGTGCGCGAGCTCGCGCAGCCTGGCGGCGTCGATGCCGCAGATCTTCGCGGCCCATTCGGGTGTTTTCGGCGTGCCGTCGGTGGCGCCCGTCAGGTATTGCGCGAATTCGTCGAAGCCCGTGGTGTAGCGCTTCAGGAACGCCTCGTCGTGCAGCTTTTCGGTGTAGAGCGCGTGGGCGATGCCGAGCATCATCGCGACGTCGGTCTGCGGGCGCGGCGCGATCCATTCGCCGTCGAGCAGCTTGCAGGTCTCGGTGCGCATCGGGTCGATGCAGATCACCTTGATGCCGGCCGCCTTCGCCGTCTTGATCAGGTCGAAGTAGTTGTGATCGGGCACGAGCCAGCCGATCTGGCAGGTGTTGAGCGGGTTGCAGCCCCACAGCACCAGCACCTGCGTGTGCTTCGCGATCACCGGCCAGGTCGTGCATTGATCGACCACGCCGGCCGAGCCCACCACGTAGGGCAGCACGGCCGAGGCGGCGGCGTCCGAATAGTTGCTCAGCGAGCTCGTGAAGCCGCCGTACAGCTTGAGCATGCGCCAGAGCAGCACGCGGCAGCTGTGCAGCTTGCCGGTGCTTTTCCAGCCGTAGGAGCCCGCGTAGATCGCCGGGTTGCCGTGCGCCTTGCGCACGCGGTCGAGCTCGCCCGCCACCAGCGCGATCGCGCGCTCCCAGCTCACGCGCACGAAATCGCCGGTGCCGCGGCCGTCCGGATCGGCGCCGGGGCCGTGCTCGAGCCAGGCGCGGCGCACCATCGGGTATTTGATGCGGGTCGGCGAATAGATCGAATCGCGCATGCCCTGCAGCATCGGGGTGGGATGCGGGTCGCCTTCCCACGGCGTGACGCGGTCGAAGCGGCCGTCGCGCACGCGCGCGCGGAAGATGCCCCAGTGGCAGGCCGACAGCACCATGCGGTCCGGCGCCCGGGCTTGCGCGCCGCGGCTGAACGGCGAGGCACCGAGCGCGCCCAGCGCGGCCAGGGCGGAGGCGCTCCTGATGAAGGCGCGCCGGTCGAGAGTCGGGTGTGGCTTGGGCGTGACGGCAGACATCGGATACTCCTAGAAAGGGCGCTCGCCCGGCGCGCCGTGCATCGTCGCGGCCGGCGGCAGGCATGAGAGGAAGGCGTCCAGCAGGGTGACGAGCTCGCCGTAGGGGCCGGTGTCGTGGCGCGCGGCCAGCGCGCGCGCGATGTTCGGCACCCAGCCGCGCAA
This window encodes:
- the torA gene encoding trimethylamine-N-oxide reductase TorA, with protein sequence MSAVTPKPHPTLDRRAFIRSASALAALGALGASPFSRGAQARAPDRMVLSACHWGIFRARVRDGRFDRVTPWEGDPHPTPMLQGMRDSIYSPTRIKYPMVRRAWLEHGPGADPDGRGTGDFVRVSWERAIALVAGELDRVRKAHGNPAIYAGSYGWKSTGKLHSCRVLLWRMLKLYGGFTSSLSNYSDAAASAVLPYVVGSAGVVDQCTTWPVIAKHTQVLVLWGCNPLNTCQIGWLVPDHNYFDLIKTAKAAGIKVICIDPMRTETCKLLDGEWIAPRPQTDVAMMLGIAHALYTEKLHDEAFLKRYTTGFDEFAQYLTGATDGTPKTPEWAAKICGIDAARLRELAHTFAAHRTMLALGWSTQRQHHGEQVPWMLVTLAAMLGQIGLPGGGFGHAYHYNAGVPTHTSPSLPGMTDGSTIKELKPGCTPGNTSSYCLDEQGPAIPVARVVEMLRNPGMTIDYNGGKVTYPDVKLVYWAGGNPFAHHQDRNEMVQAWKKVETFIVHDFQWTASARHADIVLPVTTSYERNDIEQVGDFALSHIVPMKKVVEPLYEARSDYDIFADICAKIDRRDAFTEGLTEMDWIRSFYEKGRLVARAKGMEMPVFDVFWESDAPLAFPLAKGPTDYVAYADFRADPLLNALGTASGKFEIYSKTIEKMHYDDCPPHPTWMEPVERLGGPTARFPLHVAAIHPNYRLHSQLCGTALREVYAVGGREPCWMNPKDAAARGLKSGDIARAYNDRGQILVGIRVTDDIMPGVIRISEGGWYDPADPRRANTLCRYGDVNVLTTSIATSKLAQATSAQTVICEVEKFRGAIPPVRVFDEPAAQASFLGRGRTR